The following proteins are encoded in a genomic region of Zea mays cultivar B73 chromosome 9, Zm-B73-REFERENCE-NAM-5.0, whole genome shotgun sequence:
- the LOC103639013 gene encoding serine carboxypeptidase-like 51, which translates to MDRSFSPLLALLSLACIGLSSLRSGSAATTTAGTPDGSELWGYVEVRPKAHLFWWYYKSPQRTATPTKPWPTVLWLQGGPGASGVGLGNFQEIGPLDVNLQPRNSTWLQKADLIFVDNPVGVGYSYVEDDSLLVTTDWQQAADATTLLKALVTEVPTLQSSPLFLVAESYGGKYAATLGASVARAARAGELNITLGGVALGDSWVSPEDFTLSYTPLLLSVSRLDDNAGDEANTMAETVKEQIAAGNFSNAEASWNDLLHFIKHRSGDVDVYNFLDGSLDQGTPAAASSPGTVKALMKYSRYLSGREDLAAGSNNITGIMNGVIKEKLKIIPKDLEWEELNEAVYNALVNDIMKPKIEEIDELLSYGVNVTVYNGQLDIICSTIGAEAWVQKLKWDGLKTFLSLPRQTLYCGLSKGAKAFVRSYNNLHFYWILGAGHYVPIDQPCVALDMIGNITQSPAT; encoded by the exons ATGGACAGGTCCTTCTCTCCCCTGCTAGCTTTGCTTTCCCTCGCCTGTATCGGCCTGAGCTCCCTCCGCTCCGGTTCCGCCGCAACGACCACCGCTGGCACCCCCGACGGCTCAGAGCTGTGGGGGTACGTCGAAGTCCGGCCAA AGGCTCACCTGTTCTGGTGGTACTACAAGAGCCCGCAGAGGACGGCGACGCCGACGAAGCCATGGCCGACAGTCCTCTGGCTGCAGGGTGGCCCG GGCGCGTCCGGCGTCGGGCTCGGCAACTTCCAGGAGATCGGGCCGCTGGACGTGAACCTGCAGCCACGAAACTCGACATGGCTCCAGAAAGCCGACCTCATCTTCGTG GACAACCCGGTCGGCGTCGGGTACAGCTACGTGGAGGACGACAGCCTGCTGGTGACAACCGACTGGCAGCAGGCGGCTGACGCCACCACGCTGCTCAAGGCGCTGGTCACGGAGGTGCCGACGCTGCAGAGCAGCCCGCTGTTCCTGGTCGCCGAGTCCTACGGCGGCAAGTACGCCGCCACGCTTGGCGCGTCCGTCGCCAGGGCCGCCCGCGCCGGCGAGCTGAACATCACGCTCGGAG GTGTCGCCCTCGGGGACAGCTGGGTCTCGCCGGAGGATTTCACG CTCTCGTACACGCCGCTGCTCCTCAGCGTGTCGAGGCTTGACGACAACGCCGGCGACGAAGCAAACAC GATGGCGGAGACGGTGAAGGAGCAGATCGCGGCGGGCAATTTCAGCAACGCGGAGGCTTCGTGGAACGATCTGCTGCATTTCATCAAACATAGGAGCGGCGACGTT GACGTATACAATTTCCTCGACGGCAGCTTGGACCAGGGGACACCAGCGGCGGCCTCGTCACCAGGCACCGTGAAGGCTCTGATGAAGTACTCGAGGTACCTCAGCGGCAGGGAGGACTTGGCCGCCGGCTCCAACAACATCACCGGCATCATGAATGGAGTCATCAAGGAGAAGCTCAAAATCATCCCCAAAGACCTGGA GTGGGAGGAGCTTAACGAGGCTGTTTATAACGCGCTGGTCAATGATATAATGAAGCCAAAAATCGAGGAG ATTGATGAGCTACTGTCTTACGGTGTCAATGTGACGGTGTACAACGGCCAG CTCGACATAATCTGTTCAACCATCGGCGCAGAAGCATGGGTTCAGAAGCTCAA ATGGGACGGGCTGAAGACCTTCCTGAGCCTGCCGAGGCAGACTCTATACTGTGGCCTCAGCAAAGGCGCCAAGGCTTTTGTCAGGTCCTACAACAACCTGCACTTCTACTGGATCCTTGGAGCTGGCCACTAC GTGCCTATCGACCAGCCTTGTGTCGCGCTTGACATGATCGGCAACATAACGCAGTCCCCAGCAACTTAG